In a single window of the Melioribacteraceae bacterium genome:
- a CDS encoding N,N'-diacetylchitobiose phosphorylase, whose protein sequence is MQYGFFDDKNKEYVIERPDTPRSWSNYLGSTEYGAIITNNAGGYSFYKSAAQGRFMRLRFNIIPMDQPGRYFYIHDKDNKDFWSTSWQPVGKSLKEYKSECRHGTAYTKISSKYSNIKTESLYFVPLGKTFECWFLKITNNDEVKRNLSVFTYVEYANNWNQNQDMNNLQYSQYILKMDVVDNIIDHGTNVYMPANPENFQDDGQSRHTFLAIQGAEVKGFDTDREIFLGPYRTYANPIAVEKGECSNSIAVGDNGCGTLHVDVELAPDETKEIIVLMGIGSAAVEGKIAIKELGDSKKVLLEFEKLKNYWHSKIDGMTVESPDRDFNSMFNTWNPYNNLMTFAWSRAASLVYSGERDGLGYRDTVQDMLGIIHAIPSEVKDRLELMITGQVSNGGAMPVVKPFAHKPGYEKTPDDKEFRSDDCMWLFNTIPAYVKETGDISFYEKILPYADKGEESVFAHLKRAIQFNLDYSGKHGFPCGLSADWNDCLVLGQDGETTFVAFQLRYALKTYIEIGELLKKDDEIKWASNHLKILDINLEKYAWDGEWYLRAYRADGLKFGSKENDEGSIFLEPQPWAVISGHTSKEQSEKLLNVVNKKLSTDFGVMICDPPIEKTDPHVIKARLFNKGMKENASIFQHTQSWVVIAETLIGRGNLAYDYFRKFMPSAYNSKAELRQTEPYVYAQFTCSKYNPHYGSSRLPWLSGTASWAYYTAAQFILGIQPEYNGLKIDPCIPSEWREIRISRKFREKNFDILISNETNSQKGVQKIILNDREIDGIIIPVEMMRNDNKVLVIL, encoded by the coding sequence ATGCAGTATGGTTTTTTTGATGATAAGAATAAAGAATATGTAATTGAAAGACCGGACACTCCAAGATCATGGAGTAATTATCTTGGCTCAACAGAATATGGCGCAATAATTACTAATAATGCCGGCGGTTATAGCTTTTATAAATCTGCCGCTCAAGGGCGATTTATGCGCTTACGATTTAATATTATTCCAATGGATCAACCTGGCAGATATTTTTACATTCATGATAAGGATAATAAAGATTTTTGGTCAACGTCATGGCAGCCAGTCGGAAAATCATTAAAAGAATATAAATCAGAATGCAGGCACGGCACAGCATACACAAAAATTTCATCTAAGTATTCAAACATTAAGACTGAATCACTTTACTTTGTACCACTCGGTAAAACATTCGAATGCTGGTTTCTAAAAATTACAAACAATGATGAAGTAAAAAGAAATTTAAGCGTCTTTACTTATGTTGAATATGCCAATAACTGGAATCAGAATCAGGATATGAACAATCTCCAGTACTCGCAGTATATATTAAAGATGGATGTTGTTGATAATATTATTGATCATGGCACAAATGTATACATGCCCGCTAACCCCGAAAACTTTCAGGATGATGGACAAAGCCGCCACACTTTCCTTGCAATACAAGGAGCTGAAGTAAAAGGATTTGATACCGACCGTGAAATATTTTTAGGACCTTACCGCACTTACGCAAATCCAATTGCAGTTGAGAAGGGAGAATGCAGTAATTCAATTGCAGTTGGTGATAATGGATGCGGTACTTTGCATGTCGATGTTGAATTGGCTCCAGATGAGACGAAAGAAATTATCGTATTAATGGGAATTGGATCGGCGGCGGTTGAAGGGAAAATTGCGATTAAAGAATTAGGTGATTCAAAAAAAGTATTGCTTGAATTCGAGAAACTCAAAAATTATTGGCATTCCAAAATTGATGGGATGACTGTTGAAAGTCCTGACAGAGATTTCAATAGTATGTTCAACACTTGGAATCCTTATAATAATTTAATGACTTTCGCATGGAGTCGTGCGGCAAGTTTAGTTTATTCTGGCGAGCGTGATGGACTTGGATACCGAGATACGGTTCAAGATATGCTAGGGATTATTCATGCAATTCCATCTGAAGTTAAAGATAGACTAGAATTAATGATAACCGGACAAGTTTCGAATGGTGGTGCGATGCCTGTAGTAAAGCCATTTGCGCACAAACCCGGTTATGAAAAAACACCTGATGATAAAGAATTTCGCTCCGATGATTGTATGTGGCTCTTCAATACTATACCAGCTTATGTTAAAGAAACCGGAGACATTTCATTTTATGAAAAAATTCTTCCATATGCCGATAAAGGAGAGGAATCAGTTTTTGCTCATTTAAAACGTGCCATCCAATTTAATCTTGATTACTCTGGTAAACATGGATTCCCATGCGGACTTTCGGCTGATTGGAATGATTGTCTCGTACTCGGTCAAGATGGTGAAACTACATTCGTAGCTTTTCAACTTAGATATGCGCTAAAAACTTATATTGAAATTGGAGAGCTATTGAAAAAGGATGATGAAATTAAGTGGGCATCAAATCATCTCAAAATTTTAGATATCAATTTAGAAAAGTATGCGTGGGATGGTGAGTGGTATTTGAGAGCGTATCGTGCCGATGGTTTAAAGTTTGGTTCAAAGGAAAATGATGAAGGATCAATATTTTTAGAACCCCAGCCATGGGCTGTAATAAGCGGGCATACTTCAAAAGAGCAATCCGAAAAATTACTAAATGTGGTCAATAAAAAATTATCAACAGATTTTGGAGTGATGATCTGTGATCCTCCGATTGAAAAAACAGATCCGCACGTTATCAAAGCCCGACTATTCAATAAAGGTATGAAAGAGAACGCATCTATTTTTCAGCACACACAGAGCTGGGTAGTAATTGCTGAAACTTTAATTGGCAGGGGAAATCTAGCATATGATTATTTTAGAAAGTTTATGCCCTCGGCATATAATTCTAAAGCGGAACTTCGTCAAACTGAACCCTATGTATATGCTCAATTTACCTGCAGTAAATATAATCCTCATTATGGATCCTCTAGATTGCCCTGGTTGAGTGGTACAGCCTCATGGGCATACTATACTGCGGCGCAATTTATTCTAGGCATTCAACCAGAATACAATGGATTAAAAATTGATCCATGCATTCCATCGGAATGGAGGGAAATTAGAATCTCGAGAAAATTCAGAGAGAAGAATTTTGATATCCTAATAAGTAATGAAACGAATTCTCAAAAAGGGGT
- a CDS encoding glycoside hydrolase family 130 protein: MSKTIIGGRLPNIPWEEKSKDCTDVVWRFSGNPVIDWNPIPKAARVYNSAIVPFNSEFAGVFRADQKNGRATLFAGTSKDGININLELEPISWINEDGTPNPTSYAYDPRVLKLDDTYYITWCDDMHGASIGMGKTNDFKTFIRMPNPLMPFNRNGVLFPRKIDGKYKLLSRPSDSGHTPFGDIFLSESPDLIYWGNHKHVMSKGGSGWWQGTKIGAGPVPIETTEGWLLFYHGVSGTCNGFVYSFGAVILDIDEPSKVLYRTRDYLLTPEKNYETTGFVPNVAFPCANLFDAETGRIAIYYGAADTYTAVAFTQVDELLNYIKANSEVF, encoded by the coding sequence ATGAGTAAAACAATAATTGGCGGAAGATTACCGAATATTCCGTGGGAAGAAAAATCAAAAGATTGTACTGATGTTGTTTGGAGATTCAGCGGTAATCCTGTAATTGATTGGAATCCGATTCCAAAAGCCGCGCGCGTGTACAATAGTGCCATAGTTCCGTTCAATAGTGAATTTGCCGGAGTATTTAGAGCTGATCAAAAAAATGGAAGAGCCACTCTATTTGCCGGCACAAGCAAAGATGGAATAAATATTAATCTGGAATTAGAACCTATTAGCTGGATAAATGAGGATGGAACCCCAAATCCAACTAGTTACGCATATGATCCTCGGGTTCTAAAATTAGATGATACTTACTACATTACCTGGTGCGATGATATGCATGGCGCATCAATTGGAATGGGCAAGACAAATGATTTTAAAACTTTTATTAGAATGCCAAACCCATTAATGCCCTTTAACAGAAATGGAGTTCTCTTCCCAAGAAAAATAGATGGTAAGTATAAATTATTGAGCCGACCAAGCGATAGCGGACATACTCCATTTGGTGATATTTTTTTAAGTGAGAGTCCCGATTTAATTTATTGGGGAAATCATAAACATGTAATGAGCAAGGGAGGTTCGGGCTGGTGGCAAGGTACAAAAATTGGTGCCGGACCTGTACCAATTGAAACAACTGAAGGATGGCTTTTATTCTATCATGGAGTTTCGGGAACATGTAATGGATTTGTATATAGTTTTGGCGCAGTAATTTTAGACATCGATGAACCAAGCAAAGTATTATATAGAACTAGAGATTATTTATTGACACCCGAAAAAAATTATGAAACAACCGGGTTTGTACCAAATGTTGCATTCCCATGCGCAAATTTGTTCGACGCTGAAACAGGAAGGATAGCTATCTATTATGGCGCCGCCGATACTTATACAGCTGTTGCTTTTACTCAAGTTGATGAATTGCTGAATTATATAAAAGCTAACTCAGAAGTATTTTGA
- a CDS encoding MFS transporter, producing MSGTDQKLSLKEKVSYGFGDLASVLYWQTFMLYFTYFYTDIFLIPASVAATMFLLSRVWDAVNDPMMGIIADRTRTRWGHFRPYLLWLCVPFAVVGVFTFTVPDFGLEGKIIWAYVTFILIMMLYTAINIPYTALLGVISSDSLERTSVSSIKFLFAFSAGIIVSATLLPMVKFLGGGNDASGWQRSFMVYGAAAIVFFLIAFKGTKERVQPPKSQVSSIKKDLFELVTNTPWLILLITTITFILFVAVRSSVTVHYFKYVIGTQNLSLPFLGVGSYDFEMITSAFNTVGQVSAFLGVLTVSWISKKIGKRNTFILYFVIAIISTGIYYILGPGQMALIFLFQITGSATGGPLSVIIWAMYADTADYGEWKRGRRTTGLIFSASTMSQKFGWAFGAFVALNLMSQVGFSPNEAQSQDSLNGLIALFSIIPAGLGILSIIISLFYPLTDKKVAEIGAELQQRRIELGETV from the coding sequence ATGAGCGGTACTGATCAAAAATTATCATTAAAAGAAAAAGTTTCATACGGATTTGGTGATCTGGCATCTGTATTATATTGGCAGACCTTCATGTTATACTTTACTTATTTCTACACAGATATTTTCCTAATTCCGGCTAGTGTTGCCGCAACAATGTTTTTGTTGAGTCGTGTTTGGGATGCGGTAAATGATCCAATGATGGGAATAATTGCAGACCGTACCCGAACCCGCTGGGGGCATTTCAGACCTTATTTACTATGGTTGTGTGTTCCTTTTGCCGTAGTTGGCGTTTTTACTTTTACCGTGCCCGATTTTGGATTAGAGGGCAAAATTATTTGGGCGTATGTTACATTTATACTTATAATGATGTTATATACTGCAATCAATATACCTTATACCGCATTGCTTGGTGTTATATCTTCCGATTCACTGGAAAGAACTTCAGTATCATCAATAAAATTTTTATTTGCATTTTCTGCAGGTATAATAGTTTCTGCAACACTTCTTCCAATGGTAAAATTTCTTGGTGGCGGAAATGATGCAAGCGGATGGCAGCGTTCATTTATGGTTTATGGAGCGGCTGCAATTGTATTCTTCTTAATTGCTTTTAAAGGTACAAAAGAAAGAGTGCAGCCCCCAAAATCACAAGTGTCTTCTATTAAAAAAGATTTATTTGAATTAGTTACAAATACTCCTTGGCTTATTTTATTGATAACGACAATTACATTTATTCTCTTTGTCGCGGTTCGTTCAAGTGTTACTGTTCACTATTTTAAGTATGTGATTGGCACACAAAACTTATCATTGCCATTCTTAGGCGTAGGGAGTTACGATTTTGAAATGATTACTTCGGCATTTAACACTGTTGGACAAGTTTCGGCATTTCTTGGGGTGTTGACTGTAAGCTGGATTTCTAAAAAGATTGGCAAGCGTAATACATTCATTCTATATTTTGTTATCGCAATTATTAGCACCGGCATATATTATATTCTGGGACCGGGCCAAATGGCATTAATTTTCTTATTCCAGATCACTGGCTCTGCAACCGGAGGACCTTTAAGTGTAATAATTTGGGCTATGTATGCCGATACTGCTGATTATGGTGAATGGAAAAGGGGAAGGAGAACTACAGGATTGATTTTTTCCGCTTCAACTATGTCGCAAAAATTTGGATGGGCATTCGGCGCTTTCGTTGCTCTAAATCTTATGTCGCAAGTTGGATTTTCTCCCAATGAAGCTCAATCGCAAGATAGCTTAAATGGGTTAATAGCTTTATTTAGTATTATTCCTGCCGGACTTGGAATATTATCAATCATCATATCTTTATTCTATCCATTAACCGATAAGAAGGTAGCGGAAATTGGTGCAGAGCTTCAGCAAAGAAGAATTGAGCTAGGTGAGACTGTGTAA
- a CDS encoding UDP-glucose--hexose-1-phosphate uridylyltransferase yields the protein MKKESLISFPHRRKNILTGEWILVSPHRTMRPWQGEIADLQSDTRPKYDPKCYLCPGNIRANGDVNPHYKKTFVFTNDFSALLENIPDNSINNKNLLVANSEVGICRVVNFSPRHDLTLAAMTRNGIEEVIKTWQKEFRELGTNPKINHVQIFENKGTMMGNSNPHPHCQIWAQNSVPMEAKKETKNFISYKNKTGRNLLTDYLKEEIKLNERVVYQNRAFAILVPFWAVWPYETIIIPKRRMSNILEMKSDEVKLFADAVKVVTSKYDKLFKISFPYSSGIHQAPTDGKTHPEWNFHMHFYPPLLRSATIKKFMVGYEMMAEPQRDITPEQSAKILSEL from the coding sequence ATGAAAAAAGAATCGCTGATTAGTTTTCCTCATCGAAGGAAAAATATTTTAACCGGAGAATGGATATTAGTTTCTCCTCATAGAACTATGCGTCCATGGCAGGGTGAAATAGCTGATTTGCAATCAGATACACGTCCTAAATATGATCCAAAATGTTATTTATGTCCCGGTAACATCAGAGCAAATGGGGATGTTAATCCTCACTACAAGAAAACTTTTGTGTTTACAAATGATTTTTCTGCTCTATTAGAAAACATACCCGATAATTCTATAAATAATAAAAACCTTTTAGTTGCAAACAGTGAAGTCGGAATTTGCCGGGTTGTGAATTTTTCACCACGTCATGATTTAACGCTAGCGGCTATGACAAGGAATGGAATTGAAGAAGTAATTAAAACATGGCAAAAAGAATTTAGAGAACTTGGTACAAATCCAAAAATAAATCATGTGCAAATATTTGAAAACAAAGGAACTATGATGGGGAATTCAAATCCTCATCCGCATTGCCAGATTTGGGCTCAAAATAGCGTTCCAATGGAGGCTAAGAAGGAAACAAAAAATTTTATTTCTTATAAGAATAAAACCGGCAGAAATTTATTAACCGATTATTTAAAAGAAGAAATAAAACTAAATGAGAGAGTTGTTTATCAAAATAGGGCTTTCGCAATTTTGGTTCCTTTTTGGGCTGTTTGGCCATACGAAACAATTATTATTCCGAAAAGAAGAATGTCGAATATTCTTGAAATGAAAAGTGATGAAGTTAAATTGTTTGCAGATGCTGTTAAAGTTGTAACCTCAAAGTATGACAAATTGTTTAAAATTTCTTTCCCGTACTCATCGGGTATTCATCAAGCTCCTACTGATGGAAAGACTCATCCCGAATGGAATTTTCACATGCATTTTTATCCACCTCTTCTTCGCTCGGCAACCATTAAAAAATTTATGGTTGGATATGAAATGATGGCTGAACCTCAAAGGGATATAACACCAGAACAAAGCGCTAAAATTCTTTCAGAACTCTAA
- a CDS encoding galactokinase: MLEKVRIKFLHEFNEEPIIVRSPGRVNLIGEHTDYNNGFVLPAAIDLAIYIAISKREDSKCKIFAFDLDDYFEFDLNDINKAEKNWPNYLLGVIDQLQKNKYCINGFNCVFGGTIPIGAGLSSSAALEAGLIFSLNKLYDLNIEKIDMVGMAQKAENEFVGVNCGIMDQFINIFGKEGNVLQIDCRSLDYKYFPFIFNDVSVVLFNTKVSHSLASSEYNQRRKECSNGVAVIQKDYPDIESLRDVTIEMLESYKDKLDPIVYRRCKYAVEENIRLLNACESLLKKDLKTFGNYMYQTHDGLSKDYEVSCPELDFLVEQSKQFSSVYGARMMGGGFGGCTINLVENSSIDEVVNIISKVYQEKFGKEPGVYITHISNGTELIN, from the coding sequence TTGTTAGAAAAGGTAAGAATAAAATTTTTACATGAATTTAATGAAGAGCCAATTATAGTGCGCTCTCCTGGCAGAGTTAATTTAATTGGTGAGCATACCGATTATAATAATGGTTTCGTATTGCCTGCCGCAATTGATTTAGCAATCTACATTGCAATATCAAAGAGAGAGGATAGCAAATGCAAAATATTTGCTTTCGATCTCGATGACTATTTTGAATTCGATTTAAATGATATAAATAAAGCTGAAAAAAACTGGCCGAATTATTTGCTGGGTGTAATTGATCAGCTCCAGAAAAATAAATATTGCATTAATGGCTTTAATTGTGTTTTTGGAGGCACCATACCAATAGGGGCCGGATTATCTTCTTCGGCGGCTTTAGAAGCCGGCTTAATTTTTTCTCTCAATAAATTATATGATTTAAACATTGAAAAAATTGATATGGTTGGAATGGCTCAGAAAGCTGAAAATGAATTTGTGGGTGTGAATTGCGGTATCATGGATCAGTTTATAAATATATTTGGAAAAGAAGGTAATGTTCTTCAAATAGATTGCAGATCTCTGGATTACAAATATTTCCCCTTCATATTTAATGATGTCTCTGTTGTTCTATTCAATACAAAAGTATCTCACTCACTGGCTTCATCTGAATATAATCAGCGAAGAAAGGAATGCAGCAATGGAGTTGCTGTCATTCAAAAAGATTACCCGGATATTGAGAGTTTGAGGGATGTTACAATTGAAATGCTGGAATCATATAAAGATAAATTGGATCCTATAGTGTATCGCAGATGCAAATACGCGGTTGAAGAAAATATTAGATTATTGAACGCATGCGAGTCTCTACTTAAAAAAGATTTAAAAACCTTTGGTAATTATATGTATCAAACTCATGATGGATTGAGTAAGGATTATGAGGTAAGCTGCCCGGAATTAGATTTTTTAGTCGAGCAATCAAAACAATTTAGTTCGGTATATGGTGCCAGAATGATGGGAGGCGGGTTCGGAGGTTGCACTATCAATCTTGTGGAAAATAGTTCTATTGATGAAGTAGTAAATATAATTAGTAAAGTTTATCAAGAAAAATTTGGAAAAGAACCTGGTGTGTACATAACGCATATCAGCAATGGTACAGAACTTATAAATTAA
- a CDS encoding cellulase family glycosylhydrolase, which translates to MKLGIRILILLIIVNLSEYSHARSIPGFYVKGRFLYSPCGEKVILRGVNEMSAWSEDDKTGSGYFSEIAKTGANTVRITLTNYSSPEQMDSLITNCINNKMIPIPENHSATGKWENLNSVMEWWLQPQILEVIKKHEKYVVVNIANEAGAWEVTNEEFIKFYSQAVNKFRDAGINVPIMIDASGWGQDINILQATWKNLQEADPLQNLLFSVHMWWSDNDSLRIVNEIKEAVESEMPLVVGEFAHKVVQCKCCIDFRTIIKECHENEIGYLAWSWGAVPNGDCSEMDMTCRGTFESLGKGETCGRGDNSWAVEVAVTSEYSILNTSIRPWWIINNFNCEECEH; encoded by the coding sequence ATGAAGTTAGGAATTAGAATACTAATACTACTTATAATTGTGAATTTATCAGAATATAGTCATGCTCGATCAATACCCGGATTTTATGTAAAGGGGAGGTTTTTATATTCACCTTGTGGTGAGAAAGTTATTCTTCGCGGGGTTAATGAGATGTCAGCCTGGTCCGAGGATGATAAAACCGGTTCGGGATATTTTTCTGAGATAGCAAAAACCGGTGCCAATACAGTCCGAATTACATTAACAAATTATTCTTCTCCTGAACAAATGGATTCATTAATAACTAACTGTATTAATAATAAAATGATACCAATTCCAGAAAATCATTCAGCTACCGGTAAATGGGAAAACTTGAACTCCGTAATGGAATGGTGGCTTCAGCCGCAAATATTGGAAGTCATTAAAAAGCATGAAAAGTATGTCGTTGTGAATATTGCAAATGAAGCCGGGGCATGGGAAGTAACAAATGAAGAATTTATCAAATTCTATTCTCAGGCCGTTAATAAATTTCGCGATGCCGGAATTAATGTTCCAATAATGATTGATGCTTCGGGTTGGGGGCAGGATATAAATATTTTACAAGCAACATGGAAAAATCTTCAAGAGGCCGACCCTCTTCAAAATTTACTTTTCTCAGTTCATATGTGGTGGTCCGATAATGATTCATTGCGAATTGTAAATGAAATTAAGGAAGCAGTAGAATCAGAAATGCCTTTAGTTGTTGGGGAATTTGCTCACAAGGTAGTACAATGCAAATGTTGTATAGATTTTAGAACGATTATTAAGGAATGTCATGAAAATGAAATTGGATACCTCGCATGGTCGTGGGGTGCCGTTCCAAATGGGGATTGCTCCGAAATGGATATGACTTGCAGAGGTACTTTTGAATCATTAGGTAAAGGAGAAACATGCGGTAGAGGGGATAATTCATGGGCAGTTGAAGTTGCTGTCACTTCCGAATACTCGATACTTAATACATCAATAAGACCCTGGTGGATTATAAATAATTTTAATTGTGAAGAGTGTGAGCATTAA
- a CDS encoding AbgT family transporter: MGTKKLASGLFNRSLDYIEKVGNALPHPATLFGILALIVVFFSWLGDLLVWQAIHPADGSLINVKSLVNGDGIRWIYTNVTHNFVNFPPLGYVLAVMIGIGVAEGSGLFDTMIRSLVINAPKKLITGTIVLAGIISHLASEAGYVILIPLGAMIFHALGRHPMAGLAAAFSGVSGGFGANFLIGSVDPILAGLSQTAAQIIDPNMTINAAVNFYFMVASAFLIVILGTWVTEKIVEPRLKNYTGNTKSFEITKISPIESKGLKWAGVSLLILLVLLALTIIPTNGLFRNPKTDEILHSPFFDGIITGILVFFLVPGLVYGIIVKSIKNDKDMMKHIIKSMGTMATYIVLVFFAAQFVYFFRYSNLGLILAIQGAEFLRNIGLTGIPLIVMFVLLSAFINMFMGSASAKWAIMAPVFIPMFMLLGYHPALTQAAFRIGDSVTNLITPMMSYFALIVTFAQKYDEKYGIGTIISTMIPYTVIFTVFWTLLLIIWMLLGLPTGPDGPLFLK; encoded by the coding sequence GTGGGTACAAAAAAACTTGCTAGCGGATTATTTAACCGATCATTGGATTACATTGAAAAAGTTGGGAATGCTTTGCCTCATCCAGCTACTTTGTTTGGGATACTCGCGTTAATAGTGGTTTTCTTTTCATGGTTAGGCGATCTTCTTGTGTGGCAGGCTATTCATCCGGCTGACGGCTCTCTGATAAATGTAAAAAGCTTAGTAAACGGTGATGGAATTAGATGGATCTACACAAATGTTACTCACAACTTTGTGAATTTTCCTCCACTCGGGTATGTACTTGCGGTAATGATTGGGATTGGAGTAGCAGAAGGTTCAGGATTATTTGATACGATGATTAGGTCATTGGTTATAAATGCTCCTAAAAAATTAATTACGGGCACAATAGTTTTAGCCGGTATAATCTCTCACCTTGCATCAGAAGCTGGTTATGTAATTTTAATACCGCTCGGCGCAATGATTTTCCATGCGCTCGGAAGACACCCAATGGCTGGACTAGCAGCCGCTTTTAGTGGAGTTAGTGGAGGTTTTGGCGCCAATTTTTTAATTGGCTCAGTTGATCCTATACTTGCGGGACTTTCTCAAACAGCGGCACAAATAATTGATCCGAATATGACTATTAACGCGGCTGTTAATTTTTACTTCATGGTGGCTTCCGCTTTTCTTATAGTAATTCTTGGAACATGGGTTACTGAAAAAATTGTTGAACCCAGATTAAAAAATTATACAGGAAACACTAAAAGTTTCGAAATAACAAAAATCTCCCCTATCGAAAGTAAAGGCTTAAAGTGGGCTGGTGTCAGTCTCCTCATTCTTTTAGTTCTGCTCGCATTAACAATTATTCCTACAAATGGATTGTTTAGAAATCCAAAGACCGATGAAATACTTCATTCACCATTTTTCGATGGAATCATTACCGGCATATTAGTATTCTTTTTAGTTCCAGGACTTGTATATGGAATTATCGTGAAGTCTATCAAGAATGATAAAGATATGATGAAGCATATAATCAAGTCGATGGGAACTATGGCAACTTATATAGTACTTGTCTTTTTTGCCGCTCAATTTGTTTATTTCTTTAGATATAGTAATCTTGGATTGATACTCGCAATTCAAGGAGCCGAGTTTTTAAGAAATATTGGTCTCACCGGTATTCCACTAATTGTAATGTTTGTTTTGTTATCTGCATTTATAAATATGTTTATGGGCAGCGCATCGGCAAAATGGGCAATTATGGCCCCGGTTTTTATTCCTATGTTTATGCTTCTTGGTTATCATCCCGCATTAACTCAGGCTGCTTTTAGAATTGGCGATTCGGTTACAAACCTAATTACCCCAATGATGAGTTATTTTGCTCTTATAGTTACATTTGCCCAAAAGTATGATGAAAAGTATGGGATTGGAACAATCATTTCCACGATGATTCCATATACAGTTATTTTTACTGTTTTTTGGACTTTACTTTTGATCATCTGGATGTTATTAGGATTACCAACTGGACCGGATGGACCATTATTTTTAAAGTAA